From a single Sphingobium lignivorans genomic region:
- a CDS encoding Ppx/GppA family phosphatase, with translation MTLLDRPTGQSRQTTLKGAHFRRTAIIDIGSNSVRLVVYDGPRRVPFILFNEKIMAGLGADIGRTGRIGERAIERGLQALERFSRLIEEMAVEEVICVATAAVRDAGNGAEFIERADSLGFQVRMLSGEEEGRASAFGLLSGIPQAEGIMGDLGGGSLELVRVGSGGVGQAVSLPLGVFRIGEIRRRGKKALAQRFDELLHQLGGDDLPADVPFYLIGGSWRALARLDMQITGYPLPILHHYEMTPDRPAALLQWLERAQKADLKGLPAVSSARLPGLPDAAHMLVAIVERLRPSRLTVSAFGLREGLLYEQLPPELAEQDPLLVAARIEGDAQGRFVGHGDQIAGWIAPLFESDPPEWARVRLAACLLADVGWRANPDFRAERGLEFALHGNWPGVTAAERAAMAQALHANFGGGNMIAPALEALAPPEFLRRAIQWGLAIRLCQRLSGGAESPLQGSSLGMRDGTIILKLEPEYAALAGEAIDRRLRQLGSAMGAGFLVDA, from the coding sequence GTGACATTGCTTGATCGTCCCACAGGCCAGTCGAGGCAGACGACGCTCAAAGGCGCCCATTTCCGTCGCACCGCCATCATTGATATCGGCTCGAACAGTGTCCGCCTCGTCGTTTATGATGGGCCCCGGCGGGTGCCTTTCATTCTGTTCAACGAGAAGATCATGGCCGGCCTTGGCGCCGACATCGGGCGGACAGGGCGGATCGGCGAGCGCGCCATAGAGCGCGGTCTTCAGGCACTGGAGCGCTTCTCCCGGCTGATCGAAGAAATGGCGGTGGAAGAAGTGATCTGCGTGGCGACCGCGGCGGTGCGGGACGCCGGCAACGGCGCCGAGTTCATCGAGCGCGCGGATAGTCTCGGATTCCAGGTCCGCATGCTGAGCGGTGAGGAGGAGGGCAGGGCGTCAGCCTTCGGCCTGCTCTCCGGCATCCCGCAGGCCGAAGGGATCATGGGCGATCTGGGCGGGGGCAGTCTCGAACTCGTGCGGGTCGGCTCGGGCGGTGTCGGGCAGGCGGTATCCCTGCCGCTGGGCGTGTTCCGCATCGGGGAGATCAGGCGACGGGGCAAGAAGGCGCTAGCGCAGCGCTTCGATGAACTGCTGCATCAACTGGGCGGCGACGACTTGCCTGCCGATGTGCCATTCTATCTCATTGGCGGAAGCTGGCGGGCGCTGGCACGGCTCGACATGCAGATCACCGGCTATCCCCTGCCGATCCTCCACCATTATGAAATGACGCCGGATCGGCCTGCGGCACTGCTGCAGTGGCTGGAGCGGGCACAGAAGGCCGATCTCAAGGGGCTGCCCGCAGTCAGCAGTGCGCGCCTGCCGGGTCTGCCTGATGCGGCGCATATGCTGGTCGCGATCGTGGAGCGGCTGCGGCCCTCCCGCCTCACGGTCTCGGCTTTTGGCCTTCGTGAAGGCCTCTTGTACGAGCAGTTGCCGCCAGAGCTGGCGGAGCAGGATCCTCTGCTGGTGGCGGCGCGCATCGAGGGCGATGCCCAAGGGCGGTTCGTCGGCCATGGCGACCAGATCGCGGGCTGGATCGCGCCGCTGTTCGAGAGCGATCCGCCCGAATGGGCGCGCGTACGCCTCGCGGCATGCCTCCTGGCCGATGTCGGCTGGCGTGCCAATCCCGATTTCCGGGCGGAGCGTGGCCTCGAATTCGCGCTGCACGGCAACTGGCCCGGCGTCACGGCGGCAGAGCGCGCGGCCATGGCGCAGGCGCTTCATGCCAATTTCGGTGGCGGCAACATGATTGCCCCCGCACTCGAAGCGCTCGCCCCGCCGGAGTTCCTGCGGCGCGCCATCCAATGGGGTCTTGCGATCCGATTGTGTCAGCGGCTTTCCGGCGGCGCGGAGAGTCCGCTGCAAGGGTCTTCCCTCGGGATGCGAGATGGCACGATCATCCTGAAGCTGGAACCGGAATATGCCGCGCTGGCCGGAGAAGCGATCGACCGGCGACTCCGCCAGCTGGGCAGTGCCATGGGAGCCGGCTTCCTCGTCGATGCATGA
- a CDS encoding NADH dehydrogenase ubiquinone Fe-S protein 4 — MAARIYQIPKNAMQSGKARTGTWVLEFEALEAKKPDPMMGWAGSGDTREQVKLTFPSEAAARAYAERYGIACHVVRTPPKTLKIQAYADNFR, encoded by the coding sequence ATGGCCGCGCGTATCTACCAGATTCCCAAGAATGCGATGCAGTCGGGCAAGGCGCGCACCGGCACATGGGTGCTGGAGTTCGAGGCTCTCGAAGCCAAGAAGCCCGATCCGATGATGGGCTGGGCCGGTTCGGGCGACACGCGCGAGCAGGTGAAGCTGACTTTCCCGAGCGAAGCCGCCGCGCGCGCTTATGCCGAGCGTTACGGCATTGCATGCCATGTGGTCAGGACGCCGCCCAAAACCTTGAAAATTCAGGCTTACGCCGACAACTTTCGCTAA
- a CDS encoding chorismate mutase yields the protein MDETLRRYRESIDNIDAALVFMLAERFKITKAVGEYKATVALPPADPQRESEQVARLRRLAMDANLDPDFTEKFLRFVIDEVIRHHEQMRGND from the coding sequence ATGGACGAAACGCTCAGGCGCTACCGGGAAAGCATCGACAATATCGACGCCGCGCTCGTCTTCATGCTGGCCGAACGGTTCAAGATCACGAAGGCCGTGGGCGAATACAAGGCGACCGTCGCCCTCCCCCCGGCGGATCCGCAACGCGAGAGCGAGCAGGTCGCGCGGCTGCGCCGGCTCGCGATGGACGCCAATCTTGACCCGGACTTCACGGAGAAGTTCCTGCGCTTCGTCATCGACGAAGTGATCCGCCATCATGAGCAGATGCGAGGCAACGACTAG
- a CDS encoding chromosomal replication initiator DnaA, which produces MSQLPLPMGWSQRGERDSLLIHEANADAIALVRNWSRWPSCCTLLVGPPRSGKTLVGALFAAESGGQVVDDAHRADEQHLFTLWNDAQDSRAPLLLIAPEPPPAWRIALPDLRTRLGTAAIARIGLPDEAVSAALIAHGLEQAGSAFAPDVPEYLARRTERCYGAIEALVSRLNAASLATGQKLSVGSVRQLFRNETGPGETTDPFSRGE; this is translated from the coding sequence ATGAGTCAGTTGCCGCTGCCCATGGGCTGGTCGCAGCGGGGGGAGCGAGACAGCCTGCTGATCCATGAAGCGAATGCCGATGCCATCGCGCTGGTTCGCAACTGGTCCCGCTGGCCCTCATGCTGCACCCTGCTGGTCGGGCCACCACGCTCGGGCAAGACGCTCGTGGGCGCGCTGTTCGCGGCCGAGAGTGGCGGGCAGGTGGTCGATGATGCCCATCGCGCCGACGAGCAGCATCTCTTCACGCTCTGGAACGACGCGCAGGACAGCAGGGCGCCGCTGCTGCTGATCGCGCCGGAGCCGCCGCCGGCCTGGAGGATCGCCTTGCCGGACTTGCGCACGCGCCTTGGCACCGCCGCGATCGCCCGGATCGGCTTGCCTGACGAGGCGGTCAGCGCTGCACTCATTGCGCATGGACTGGAGCAGGCCGGCTCCGCCTTCGCACCGGATGTCCCGGAATATCTCGCCCGGCGTACCGAGCGATGCTATGGGGCGATCGAAGCTCTGGTGAGCCGCCTCAATGCCGCATCGCTGGCGACGGGGCAGAAGCTTTCCGTGGGATCGGTGCGGCAACTTTTCCGTAACGAAACCGGGCCAGGCGAAACAACCGACCCATTTTCGCGCGGAGAATGA
- a CDS encoding polyprenyl synthetase family protein, whose product MSATIHRLSRNSAPSLEPMMSLVAEDLNSVNAVILARMQSRIPLIPELAGHLIAGGGKRMRPMLTLACARLLDYAGTRHHRLAAAVEFIHTATLLHDDVVDGSAMRRGKRTANMIWGNNASVLVGDFLFSRSFELMVEDGSLKVLKILANASAVIAEGEVNQLTAQRRIETDEDQYLDIIGAKTAALFAAACRIAAVVAERPEAEELALDAYGRNLGIAFQLVDDAIDYVSDGETMGKDTGDDFRDGKITLPVILAYARGNEADRKFWKETMSGLHGDNADLAHAQSLLAATGAIDDTLARARHYGQRAIDAIGMFGNARAKAALTEAVEFAIARAY is encoded by the coding sequence ATGAGCGCCACCATTCACCGCCTGTCGCGCAACAGCGCGCCATCGCTCGAGCCGATGATGAGCCTGGTCGCGGAAGACCTGAACAGCGTCAACGCCGTGATCCTGGCGCGCATGCAGTCGCGCATTCCGCTGATCCCGGAGCTTGCGGGCCATTTGATCGCGGGGGGCGGCAAGCGCATGCGCCCCATGCTGACACTCGCTTGCGCGCGGCTGCTCGATTATGCCGGCACGCGCCATCACAGGCTCGCCGCCGCGGTCGAGTTCATCCACACCGCCACGCTGCTGCACGACGATGTAGTGGATGGCAGCGCGATGCGGCGGGGCAAGCGCACGGCAAACATGATCTGGGGCAACAATGCCTCGGTGCTGGTCGGCGATTTCCTGTTCAGCCGCTCCTTCGAGCTGATGGTCGAGGACGGATCGCTCAAGGTCCTCAAGATTCTGGCCAACGCCTCCGCAGTTATCGCCGAGGGTGAAGTGAACCAGCTCACTGCCCAGCGCCGGATCGAGACGGACGAGGACCAGTATCTGGACATCATCGGCGCGAAGACCGCCGCGCTGTTCGCGGCCGCCTGCCGTATCGCGGCCGTGGTGGCCGAGCGGCCCGAAGCGGAGGAACTCGCGCTGGACGCCTATGGCCGCAATCTCGGCATTGCCTTCCAGCTGGTCGATGATGCCATCGATTATGTCTCGGACGGCGAGACCATGGGCAAGGACACCGGCGACGATTTCCGCGACGGCAAGATCACGCTGCCGGTCATCCTGGCTTATGCGCGCGGCAACGAGGCGGATCGCAAGTTCTGGAAAGAAACCATGTCCGGCCTGCACGGAGACAATGCCGATCTGGCCCATGCCCAGTCCCTGCTCGCCGCGACGGGCGCGATCGACGACACGCTGGCACGAGCCCGCCATTATGGCCAGCGGGCGATCGATGCGATCGGCATGTTCGGCAATGCGCGGGCCAAGGCGGCCCTGACCGAGGCTGTCGAGTTCGCAATCGCGCGCGCTTACTGA
- the purM gene encoding phosphoribosylformylglycinamidine cyclo-ligase produces the protein MDSKHNAPPAYTYAQAGVDIAAGNALVRAIAPLARATRRPGADADLGGFGGFFDLKAAGFRDPLLVAANDGVGTKLKLAIDSGKHDTVGIDLVAMCANDLIVQGAEPLFFLDYFATGKLDNGVAERVIAGIAEGCKQAGCALIGGETAEMPGMYADGDYDLAGFCVGAVERDEVLTADKVAEGDVILGLASSGVHSNGYSLVRRLATDKGWKLDRPALFDQDVLLIDALMAPTRIYVKSLLPLVRKGLVHAMAHITGGGLLENIPRILPAGLHAHVDADLWPQPRLMAFLQAQGNIEPGEMARTFNCGIGMAVVVAPGDVTGVTAALEEAGETVHRLGEIRAGDKGCTVRGSAESWSAMAGWSATHLG, from the coding sequence ATGGACAGCAAGCACAACGCTCCCCCCGCCTACACCTATGCCCAGGCCGGCGTCGATATCGCCGCGGGCAACGCGCTGGTTCGCGCCATCGCGCCGCTCGCCCGGGCAACCCGGCGCCCCGGGGCCGACGCGGACCTCGGTGGCTTCGGAGGTTTCTTCGATCTCAAGGCGGCAGGATTTCGCGATCCCCTGCTGGTCGCGGCAAACGACGGCGTTGGCACGAAACTCAAGCTCGCGATCGACAGCGGCAAGCACGACACGGTCGGCATCGATCTCGTGGCGATGTGTGCCAACGACCTGATCGTGCAGGGTGCCGAGCCCTTGTTCTTCCTCGATTATTTCGCGACCGGAAAGCTGGACAACGGCGTGGCCGAGCGCGTGATCGCGGGAATCGCGGAAGGCTGCAAACAGGCCGGATGCGCACTGATCGGCGGCGAGACGGCGGAAATGCCGGGCATGTATGCGGACGGCGACTATGATCTCGCGGGCTTCTGCGTCGGCGCGGTCGAGCGGGACGAAGTCCTCACTGCCGACAAGGTTGCCGAAGGCGACGTAATTCTGGGGCTCGCCTCCTCGGGCGTCCATTCGAACGGCTATTCGCTGGTGCGTCGCCTCGCGACGGACAAGGGCTGGAAACTGGACCGCCCTGCCCTGTTCGATCAGGACGTGCTGCTGATCGACGCGCTGATGGCGCCCACGCGGATCTATGTGAAGTCGCTGCTGCCGCTGGTCCGCAAGGGACTTGTCCACGCCATGGCCCACATCACGGGCGGCGGCCTGCTGGAAAACATCCCGCGCATTCTGCCCGCCGGTCTCCATGCGCATGTCGATGCCGATCTCTGGCCACAGCCGCGCCTGATGGCCTTCCTGCAGGCGCAGGGCAATATCGAGCCGGGCGAAATGGCCCGCACTTTCAACTGCGGCATCGGCATGGCCGTGGTCGTCGCGCCCGGCGATGTCACCGGCGTGACTGCCGCGCTCGAGGAAGCCGGCGAAACGGTGCATCGCCTCGGCGAGATTCGCGCAGGCGACAAGGGCTGCACCGTAAGGGGCTCGGCGGAAAGCTGGAGCGCGATGGCCGGCTGGAGCGCGACGCATCTCGGCTGA
- the hrpB gene encoding ATP-dependent helicase HrpB: MQRLPIHAVLPDLLAVLRARTGAVLVAPPGAGKTTMVAPALLAEPWAAGGQIWLLSPRRLAARAAAERMAELAGEKPGETIGYATRLESRTSPRTRLLVVTEGIFRRRIQADPELSGVAAVLFDEVHERSLEGDFGLALALDAQAGLREDLRLLAMSATLDGARFAALMGGVPVIESEGRAYPVDLRHVGRDAAQRLEDAMAASIRRALAEEKEGDVLAFLPGVGEIGRTAERLAGLPPHVAVRPLHGSLDPAAQRAALRPAGPGARKVILATSIAETSLTIDGVRIVVDSGLARRPRHDLAAGVTRLVTERASQAAVIQRAGRAGRQGPGVAYRLWEAAATSGMPPFDPPEILESDLTGLVLDCAVWGVTDPATLRWLDAPPAAAVSVARRRLTAIGALDQEGRASAHGRAIAELPLEPRLAHMLLLSAEAGEGPAAADVAVLLTERGLGGPSVDLSRRRANWARERGPRADGARRLAARWLGLVGKSAPAGEGARHDEDAALAHCVARAFPDRIARRRAADGQDWISVGGRGFRLDPADPLARAEWLAVGEIQGSAAGARILSAVALEEADVLALAAERIEEKRTVRWRRDLGGVEASRERWLGAIRLSAGPDDSPERAAVIAALAASLREGGLELLPWGKAAMSLRMRADFAGEGAPISSEALLADAEAWLDMLLPADARRLGAIDSGALRNLLVQRLGWDATQRIEALAPTDFTSPAGSHHAIDYDAPAGPTVEVRVQALFGLSEHPVVGAARIPLVLSLTSPAGRPIQTTRDLPGFWKGSWAAVAREMRGRYPKHPWPDDPAAASATLRTKRADARG, from the coding sequence ATGCAGCGACTTCCCATCCATGCGGTTCTGCCCGATCTGCTCGCGGTTCTGCGTGCGCGGACGGGTGCGGTGCTGGTCGCGCCGCCCGGGGCTGGCAAGACGACGATGGTCGCGCCGGCCCTGCTCGCCGAGCCGTGGGCGGCGGGTGGACAGATATGGCTGCTCTCGCCCCGCCGGCTTGCCGCGCGCGCCGCGGCCGAGCGCATGGCCGAGCTTGCCGGCGAGAAGCCGGGCGAAACCATCGGCTACGCCACGCGACTCGAGAGCCGCACCTCACCGCGCACCCGGCTGCTGGTTGTGACTGAAGGCATTTTCCGTCGCCGCATTCAGGCGGACCCCGAGCTGTCGGGCGTGGCGGCCGTGCTGTTCGATGAAGTGCATGAGCGCAGCCTCGAGGGCGATTTCGGCCTTGCCCTCGCGCTCGACGCACAGGCCGGCCTGCGCGAGGATCTGCGCCTGCTCGCCATGTCCGCTACGCTGGATGGCGCTCGATTCGCCGCGCTGATGGGGGGCGTTCCGGTCATCGAGAGCGAGGGGCGGGCCTATCCGGTCGATCTTCGTCATGTCGGACGCGATGCAGCGCAGCGACTCGAGGATGCGATGGCCGCCAGCATCCGGCGCGCACTCGCGGAAGAGAAAGAAGGGGACGTGCTCGCTTTCCTGCCGGGCGTGGGCGAGATCGGGCGCACTGCGGAGCGACTCGCGGGCCTGCCGCCGCATGTCGCCGTGCGTCCCCTGCATGGCTCGCTCGATCCGGCGGCGCAGCGCGCGGCGCTTCGGCCCGCCGGCCCGGGCGCGCGCAAGGTCATCCTCGCGACGAGCATCGCCGAGACCAGCCTGACCATCGATGGCGTGCGCATCGTGGTCGACAGCGGCCTCGCGCGCAGGCCCCGCCACGATCTTGCGGCCGGAGTGACGCGTCTCGTGACGGAGCGCGCCAGTCAAGCTGCCGTGATCCAGCGCGCGGGCCGGGCGGGGCGACAGGGGCCGGGCGTCGCCTATCGCCTGTGGGAAGCGGCCGCCACGTCCGGCATGCCGCCTTTCGATCCACCGGAAATCCTGGAAAGCGACCTGACCGGCCTCGTGCTGGATTGCGCGGTCTGGGGCGTGACAGACCCCGCGACCCTGCGCTGGCTCGATGCGCCGCCCGCCGCAGCGGTGAGCGTGGCGCGGCGCCGTCTCACCGCGATCGGCGCTCTCGATCAGGAGGGCCGTGCGAGCGCTCATGGGCGCGCTATCGCCGAACTGCCCCTGGAGCCGCGCCTCGCGCATATGCTGCTGCTTTCGGCAGAAGCCGGCGAGGGCCCGGCCGCTGCCGATGTCGCCGTGCTGCTGACCGAGCGTGGCCTTGGAGGACCCTCCGTCGACCTTTCCCGCCGTCGCGCGAACTGGGCACGCGAGCGCGGGCCGCGCGCGGACGGCGCGCGCAGGCTGGCGGCGCGCTGGCTTGGCCTTGTCGGCAAGAGCGCGCCCGCAGGCGAGGGCGCTCGCCATGATGAGGATGCCGCGCTGGCCCACTGCGTCGCGCGTGCATTTCCGGACAGGATCGCGCGCAGGCGTGCTGCTGACGGGCAGGACTGGATCAGCGTGGGTGGGCGCGGCTTCCGGCTCGATCCGGCCGATCCGCTGGCCCGCGCGGAATGGCTTGCCGTCGGGGAGATTCAGGGAAGCGCCGCGGGCGCGCGCATCCTTTCGGCGGTCGCGCTGGAGGAGGCGGATGTGCTGGCGCTGGCGGCCGAGCGGATCGAGGAAAAGCGGACCGTGCGCTGGCGACGCGACCTTGGCGGCGTCGAGGCTTCCCGGGAGCGCTGGCTGGGCGCCATCCGCCTCTCCGCCGGCCCGGATGATTCGCCCGAACGCGCGGCGGTGATCGCCGCGCTGGCGGCCTCGCTACGGGAAGGCGGACTGGAGCTTCTGCCATGGGGCAAGGCCGCCATGTCCCTGCGCATGCGTGCCGATTTTGCCGGGGAAGGCGCGCCCATCTCCAGCGAGGCCCTGCTTGCCGATGCAGAGGCATGGCTGGACATGCTGCTTCCGGCCGATGCCCGCCGCCTTGGCGCCATCGACTCAGGCGCGCTGCGCAATCTGCTGGTCCAGCGCCTGGGTTGGGATGCCACGCAGCGCATCGAGGCGCTTGCGCCGACGGACTTTACCAGCCCGGCCGGGAGCCATCACGCCATCGATTATGACGCGCCGGCCGGTCCCACTGTCGAGGTGCGTGTGCAGGCACTGTTCGGCTTGTCGGAGCATCCTGTGGTGGGAGCGGCGCGAATCCCGCTGGTCCTGTCGCTCACGTCGCCTGCGGGGCGACCGATCCAGACCACGCGGGATTTGCCGGGCTTCTGGAAAGGAAGCTGGGCTGCCGTGGCGCGCGAAATGCGGGGCCGTTATCCCAAGCATCCCTGGCCGGACGATCCTGCCGCCGCGAGTGCGACTCTGCGCACCAAGAGGGCGGATGCGCGGGGCTGA
- a CDS encoding I78 family peptidase inhibitor — protein MRRTIAFAAAIMLPGCATTTAEGPTTPPQATGECTAEGLDTYVGRKVSAELGAELLARSGARTLRWGPPGSAMTMDFRQDRLTVSYDEAMIVTSARCG, from the coding sequence ATGCGCCGGACCATTGCTTTCGCAGCAGCCATCATGCTGCCGGGTTGCGCTACTACCACTGCGGAGGGCCCGACGACGCCCCCGCAGGCCACCGGTGAATGCACGGCCGAAGGCCTCGACACTTATGTCGGCCGCAAGGTGAGCGCCGAGCTGGGCGCGGAACTGCTCGCCAGATCGGGTGCGCGCACCCTGCGCTGGGGCCCACCCGGCAGCGCGATGACCATGGACTTCAGGCAGGACCGCCTGACAGTTTCCTATGACGAGGCCATGATCGTCACCAGCGCCCGCTGCGGCTGA
- the purN gene encoding phosphoribosylglycinamide formyltransferase, with amino-acid sequence MAKAKVAVMLSGTGTTMTSLLYASRLPGCPYEIVLVASNRPEARGLTIAAAEGVPTFAHSHKGMSREAHEAIMQEALLRSGADYVALCGYMRILTPGFVAQWAGRMLNTHPSLLPNYRGLDTHQRAIDAGDSHGGCTVHLVTSELDDGPVLGQIPVSILPGDTADSLAQRVLYAEYQLYPRMLADYVGREMDADWIIARVGELALALPETDARTSHGAPGWRVGGEKSGKFFAYVSVNHHGEDAIALLVKTSGPDEMNALIDAEPDLYYRPAYYGASGWVALRLDRPGVDWDHVGEWLAKSWRAVAPRRLTRMMDIADAF; translated from the coding sequence ATGGCCAAAGCCAAAGTCGCAGTGATGCTTTCCGGCACGGGAACGACGATGACGTCGCTGCTCTACGCCTCGCGCCTGCCCGGCTGCCCCTATGAGATCGTGCTTGTCGCCTCCAACAGGCCCGAGGCGCGCGGGCTCACCATCGCGGCGGCCGAAGGCGTGCCGACCTTCGCGCACAGCCACAAGGGCATGAGCCGCGAGGCGCATGAGGCGATCATGCAGGAAGCGCTGCTCCGTTCCGGCGCGGATTACGTGGCGCTGTGCGGCTATATGCGCATCCTCACGCCTGGCTTCGTGGCGCAATGGGCGGGACGGATGCTGAACACCCACCCTTCCCTGCTGCCCAATTACCGGGGCCTCGACACGCACCAGCGCGCGATCGACGCAGGTGACAGCCATGGCGGCTGCACAGTCCATCTGGTCACGTCCGAACTGGATGACGGCCCGGTGCTGGGGCAGATCCCCGTCTCGATCCTGCCCGGCGACACGGCCGACTCACTGGCACAGCGCGTGCTCTATGCGGAGTATCAGCTCTATCCGCGCATGCTGGCCGACTATGTGGGCCGGGAGATGGACGCGGACTGGATCATCGCTCGCGTGGGAGAGCTGGCGCTTGCCCTCCCCGAGACGGACGCGCGCACATCGCATGGCGCGCCGGGCTGGCGGGTGGGCGGCGAGAAATCCGGCAAGTTCTTCGCTTATGTTTCAGTGAATCATCATGGCGAGGACGCCATCGCGCTGCTGGTGAAGACATCAGGGCCGGACGAGATGAACGCGCTCATCGATGCGGAGCCGGATCTCTATTATCGCCCCGCTTATTATGGCGCGAGCGGCTGGGTCGCGCTCCGGCTCGACAGGCCCGGCGTGGACTGGGACCATGTCGGGGAATGGCTGGCAAAGAGCTGGCGGGCGGTCGCGCCCAGGAGGCTCACCAGGATGATGGATATTGCCGACGCCTTTTAA
- a CDS encoding heavy-metal-associated domain-containing protein: MTLSLPSLRPIHLVFLLVLAAFAAVLVAQIEGERGIAPIASNGDFEVRDIRVDVYGPNADAARATGWRLAQRLGWRALWQRTNGAGGPMLGDGVLDGLVSGIEVQQEQIGPNRYIATLAVMFDRARAGQALGVSGQIMRSPPLLVIPVLWDGGAATTFERPSEWQKAWAMFRTAESSIDYVRTVGDGADPMLLNAGQTGRRGRNWWRVLLDLYGAADVIMPIARLERTWPGGPVTGHFTARYGPDNHLIGSFTMTVNRSQDVPKMMADAVGRIDALYARALASGTLRPDPSLVIEEPVNAVELEGVENLDSLLAALPSEEGTGQVNGGLTIMVDTPSPTSLSEVQALLRSVPGVSGISTTSLALGGTSVMQLGFAGSADQLRVALEARGFSVSGSGSTLRIVRRPGAPAAQPTPGGGDR; the protein is encoded by the coding sequence GTGACGCTCAGCCTGCCTTCCCTGCGCCCCATTCACCTCGTTTTTCTGCTGGTTCTGGCAGCTTTCGCGGCCGTGCTTGTCGCGCAGATCGAAGGCGAGCGAGGGATCGCGCCGATCGCGTCCAATGGCGATTTCGAGGTGCGGGACATTCGCGTGGACGTTTACGGCCCGAATGCCGACGCTGCGCGCGCGACAGGCTGGCGGCTGGCCCAGCGACTCGGCTGGCGCGCGCTCTGGCAGCGCACGAATGGCGCGGGCGGGCCGATGCTGGGTGACGGCGTGCTGGATGGCCTGGTTTCCGGCATCGAGGTCCAGCAGGAGCAGATCGGCCCCAATCGCTACATCGCCACGCTGGCCGTCATGTTCGATCGCGCCCGGGCCGGGCAGGCGCTTGGCGTGAGCGGCCAGATCATGCGCTCTCCGCCGTTGCTGGTGATTCCCGTGCTGTGGGATGGTGGTGCCGCGACTACCTTCGAGAGGCCGAGTGAGTGGCAGAAGGCCTGGGCCATGTTCCGGACCGCCGAGAGCAGCATCGATTATGTACGCACCGTCGGCGATGGTGCCGATCCGATGTTGCTCAATGCCGGCCAGACGGGGCGGCGCGGTCGCAACTGGTGGCGGGTATTGCTTGATCTCTATGGAGCTGCCGACGTCATCATGCCGATCGCACGTCTCGAGCGGACCTGGCCCGGCGGACCTGTGACCGGCCACTTCACCGCGCGTTACGGACCGGATAATCATCTCATCGGCAGTTTCACCATGACCGTGAACAGGTCGCAGGACGTGCCTAAAATGATGGCGGACGCGGTCGGCCGGATCGATGCGCTCTATGCCCGTGCGCTGGCGAGCGGCACGTTGCGACCCGATCCTTCACTGGTCATCGAGGAGCCGGTCAACGCCGTTGAACTGGAAGGCGTCGAGAATCTGGATTCGCTCCTCGCCGCACTGCCGAGCGAGGAAGGAACGGGGCAAGTGAATGGCGGTCTCACCATCATGGTGGATACGCCGTCCCCCACCTCGCTGAGCGAGGTTCAGGCCTTGTTGCGCTCTGTCCCGGGCGTCAGCGGCATATCCACGACGAGCCTGGCGCTGGGCGGCACTTCAGTGATGCAGCTTGGGTTTGCCGGCTCGGCCGATCAGCTTCGCGTCGCGCTGGAAGCGCGCGGATTCTCCGTCAGCGGTTCAGGGAGCACGCTGCGGATCGTCCGCCGTCCCGGGGCTCCGGCGGCACAGCCCACTCCGGGGGGCGGCGACCGATGA